ACGACAACGGGCAAAAGTGAAGTTAAAAGCCAGTAGCAAATCCGGGAGTCCGAGTGATGACAGCCAGAGTTATTTTTCCTTGGATACCTTAGTGCAATATCAATATGAATTAGCAATTGGCGATGAACCGGTTACAGAAGAAGAATGGCAGCAACTGATTGAGGCAAAAACGCCGTTGGTGAAGTTTCGTGGTCAGTGGATGGAACTGAACCAAGACAAGATGAAGCAGATGCTGGAGTTTTGGAAAAAACACCAAGAAGAGAATCCAGAACTGTCTTTGCTGGAGTTTATGAAACTGACAGCAGAAGGGGAGGAGGAGGAATTAGAAGTTGAGTGCGATCGCGAGGATTCTCTTGCCCAAATGCTGAGTAAGCTGAACAATCAGCAACAATTTCAGTTAATCACCACACCCGAAGCCTTCCAAGGTACATTAAGAGACTACCAAAAGCGCGGACTCTCTTGGTTGCAATACTTGGAACAGTTGGGACTCAATGGCTGTCTTGCCGATGATATGGGCTTAGGGAAAACGATTCAGGTGATTGCCCGTTTATTGCAAGAACGAGAAACGAATGTCGCTGAAATTCCGCCGACGTTACTGATTGCACCGACTTCTGTTGTCGGGAACTGGTATCACGAAATTCAAAAATTTGCCCCACAGCTAAACGTAATTATCCATCATGGCAGCGATCGCGCCAAAGAAACGGCTGCTTTTGAAGAAAACTGTGCCAATCAGGATATCATTATCACCTCCTTTGCCCTCGCCCGCAAAGATGCCAAACTCTTCAAAGCCATGACCTGGCATCGCATTGTCTTGGATGAAGCGCAAAACATCAAAAATCCCAAAGCTGCCCTCACCAAAGCCATTCTAAAATTTTCCGCCCCGCATCGCCTTGCCCTCACCGGAACCCCCATTGAGAACCGCTTACTGGATTTGTGGTCGATCTTCAACTTTTTGAACCCCGGCTATCTGGGAACGCAAGCGCAGTTTCGCCGGAACTTTGAACTCCCGATTCAAAAAGATAATAATCGTCGCCAGTCCGCAACCCTGAAAAAATTAGTGGAACCCTTCATTCTGCGTCGAGTGAAAACGGATCAAGCGATTATTAAAGACTTACCGGATAAAGTCGAACAAAAACTGTACTGCAATCTAACGAAAGAACAAGCCTCCCTCTACGAAGCCGTTGTCAAAGATGTGGAAAAACAACTCGCCGAAGCCGAAGGAATGCAGCGTAAAGGCTTGATTCTCGCAACGCTGGCGAAATTAAAACAGGTGTGTAACCATCCCATGCAGTTTTTACAGGATGGGAGTGAATTTACCACAGCGCGATCGCATAAACTCACTCGCCTTTCTGAAATGGTAGAAGAAGCAATGACCGAAGGCGACAGTCTCTTAGTCTTTACGCAATTTACTGAAATCGGCACTGCCCTGGAAAAATACTTGCGCCACGAATGTCATTACAATACTTACTATCTGCACGGGGGAACGACTCAGAAGAAACGGGAAGCGATGATCAGCGAGTTTCAAAGCCCCGAAACTGAACCTTCGGTCTTTATTTTATCCCTAAAAGCTGGTGGCGTGGGAATCACCCTAACCAAAGCCAACCATGTGTTTCACTTTGATCGCTGGTGGAACCCTTCGGTCGAAAATCAAGCCACCGATCGCGCTTTCCGCATTGGGCAACAGAAAAACGTATTTGTTCACAAGTTCGTTACTACGGGGACTTTAGAAGAACGAATTGACGAGATGATTGAAGATAAGAAAAAACTGGCTGGATCAATTGTTGGATCAGATGAATCTTGGTTAACGGAACTGGATGATAACGCGTTTCGAGAACTGATTTCCCTCAACAAAACTGCCATTATGGAGTAAGAATTATGCTGGAGGTCAACAATATCTCTATCCCCATTGAATTGCCGATGCAACAAATTGCTAAGTTTTGTCAACGTTGGCAAGTCATTGAATTTGCCCTGTTTGGTTCAGTTCTAAGGAATGATTTTCGTCCAGATAGTGATGTTGATGTCATGGTGCAATTTCATCCAGATGCTCACCCGAAGTTTAGAACACTAGATCAAATGGAAGCAGAACTAAAAACGATATTTCATCGCGAGGTTGACTTAATTACTCGTGAAGGCATTGAAGCCAGTCGCAACGACTTACGCCGTCGTGAAATTCTTTCCTCGATGCAAGTGATTTATGCAAAATGATGAATCCTCTGTTACTCGACAAACTCAAAACGCATCCTGAGTTGCTGTCGGATGAAGCGAGTCAGCAATACACCATTACCGATGTCAGTTGGGAAACTTACGAAGCCCTTTTGACAGACTTGGGGGATAATTTCTCAGGGTTGCGGGTTCATTATTTAGAGGGAGTCTTGGAAATTACAATGCCCAGTCGTCAGCATGAAGTGTTTAAAGAAAACATTGGACGACTGCTTGGGGTTTATTTTGAAGAAACGCGCACCCGTTTTTATAGTTTAGGATCAACCACCTTTAGAAATGAAGCCAAACGACGCGGGGCAGAACCTGATTTATCGTTTTGTATTGGTACCAACAAAGCCTTACCAGATATTGCGATTGAAGTGATTAAAACCAGTGGCGCGATCAATAAATTAGCCATTTACCAAGGCTTAAATGTTGCAGAGGTCTGGTTCTGGCAAGAGAATCGCTTTACACTTTATCATTTAGGAGATCAGGAATATGAGCAAAGGGAATTTAGCCAATTTCTTCCTGATTTAGATTTCAACTTGCTGGCAAGTTATGTAACCTATTCGGA
The sequence above is drawn from the Cyanobacteria bacterium GSL.Bin1 genome and encodes:
- a CDS encoding DEAD/DEAH box helicase family protein, with protein sequence MQILHGTWIPETGNPFIQTGQFYLWVETTQKKTFRQPQQRHPWQLTKSDLATLLTSELGIKPPEFHTLEELIEPRYFLLPTIDDQPLPSLELSRYLETELPDSFDWQYWQVDSYSTLSLTKTGTNRKNWVNSVIPLLNDLHFITLHRLSEIQMGSDLLFWFHFTQALKQIILKDQYIPALKYRELKPQKKTSSKSKRKSKTATPFEIYPGWELIGEEYETLLNESVESMPLMCAAGFAEPPETPQFYDRASLLHHFSECLLTEIVTHTYTTKGFEKQIADSILEDCLNRANGGTYWTSNDALEQYKQWQTWRDRVVSTHTSQAFYLYFHLQEPPKPEDSWILEFQVAPKSDPSLRVSLNDYWRMRPDQQEPMKQQLGEEFEKHLLLNLGYAARIYPDLWRGLETDQPVGIFLNLDGAFNFLKESAWVLENAGYKVIVPAWWTPQGRQRAKVKLKASSKSGSPSDDSQSYFSLDTLVQYQYELAIGDEPVTEEEWQQLIEAKTPLVKFRGQWMELNQDKMKQMLEFWKKHQEENPELSLLEFMKLTAEGEEEELEVECDREDSLAQMLSKLNNQQQFQLITTPEAFQGTLRDYQKRGLSWLQYLEQLGLNGCLADDMGLGKTIQVIARLLQERETNVAEIPPTLLIAPTSVVGNWYHEIQKFAPQLNVIIHHGSDRAKETAAFEENCANQDIIITSFALARKDAKLFKAMTWHRIVLDEAQNIKNPKAALTKAILKFSAPHRLALTGTPIENRLLDLWSIFNFLNPGYLGTQAQFRRNFELPIQKDNNRRQSATLKKLVEPFILRRVKTDQAIIKDLPDKVEQKLYCNLTKEQASLYEAVVKDVEKQLAEAEGMQRKGLILATLAKLKQVCNHPMQFLQDGSEFTTARSHKLTRLSEMVEEAMTEGDSLLVFTQFTEIGTALEKYLRHECHYNTYYLHGGTTQKKREAMISEFQSPETEPSVFILSLKAGGVGITLTKANHVFHFDRWWNPSVENQATDRAFRIGQQKNVFVHKFVTTGTLEERIDEMIEDKKKLAGSIVGSDESWLTELDDNAFRELISLNKTAIME
- a CDS encoding Uma2 family endonuclease; the encoded protein is MMNPLLLDKLKTHPELLSDEASQQYTITDVSWETYEALLTDLGDNFSGLRVHYLEGVLEITMPSRQHEVFKENIGRLLGVYFEETRTRFYSLGSTTFRNEAKRRGAEPDLSFCIGTNKALPDIAIEVIKTSGAINKLAIYQGLNVAEVWFWQENRFTLYHLGDQEYEQREFSQFLPDLDFNLLASYVTYSEPLDAVLEYRQALYQRRE
- a CDS encoding nucleotidyltransferase, translating into MLEVNNISIPIELPMQQIAKFCQRWQVIEFALFGSVLRNDFRPDSDVDVMVQFHPDAHPKFRTLDQMEAELKTIFHREVDLITREGIEASRNDLRRREILSSMQVIYAK